From Polynucleobacter sp. JS-JIR-II-b4, a single genomic window includes:
- the ilvC gene encoding ketol-acid reductoisomerase translates to MKVFYDKDADLSLIKGKKVTIIGYGSQGHAHALNLKDSGCNVTVGLRKDGASWSKAANAGLTVKEVGEAVKDADVVMMLLPDEQIADVYSKEVHGNIKQGAALAFAHGFNVHYGQVQPRADLDVIMIAPKAPGHTVRGTYAQGGGVPHLIAVYQDKSGSARDVALSYATANGGGRAGIIETNFREETETDLFGEQAVLCGGAVELIKAGFETLVEAGYAPEMAYFECLHELKLIVDLIYEGGIANMNYSISNNAEYGEYVTGPRVVTEDTKNAMRQCLKDIQTGEYAKSFILENKAGAPTLISRRRLNAEHDIEVVGAKLRAMMPWIAKNKLVDQTKN, encoded by the coding sequence ATGAAAGTTTTTTACGATAAAGACGCTGATTTGTCCCTCATTAAGGGCAAGAAAGTCACCATCATTGGTTATGGTTCACAGGGTCACGCGCACGCATTGAATCTGAAAGATTCCGGCTGTAACGTTACTGTTGGTTTGCGTAAAGATGGTGCTTCCTGGAGCAAGGCTGCGAATGCTGGCTTAACGGTAAAAGAAGTTGGCGAAGCGGTTAAAGATGCAGACGTAGTCATGATGCTCTTGCCAGATGAGCAAATTGCTGATGTTTACAGCAAAGAAGTTCACGGCAACATTAAGCAGGGCGCTGCATTGGCGTTTGCTCATGGCTTTAACGTTCACTACGGTCAAGTTCAGCCACGCGCTGACTTAGATGTGATCATGATTGCCCCTAAGGCGCCTGGTCATACAGTTCGTGGTACATACGCTCAAGGTGGCGGTGTTCCTCATCTGATCGCTGTTTACCAGGATAAATCTGGCTCTGCTCGTGATGTTGCGCTGTCTTATGCAACTGCAAACGGTGGTGGCCGTGCTGGCATTATCGAAACGAACTTCCGCGAAGAAACTGAAACTGACTTGTTCGGTGAGCAGGCTGTTCTTTGTGGTGGCGCGGTTGAATTGATCAAAGCTGGTTTTGAGACTTTGGTTGAAGCTGGTTACGCTCCTGAAATGGCTTACTTCGAGTGCTTGCATGAGCTCAAGTTGATTGTTGACTTGATCTACGAAGGTGGTATTGCCAATATGAACTATTCCATCTCTAACAACGCTGAGTACGGTGAGTACGTTACTGGCCCACGTGTTGTGACTGAAGATACTAAGAATGCAATGCGTCAGTGCTTGAAAGATATTCAGACTGGTGAGTACGCTAAGAGCTTTATCTTGGAGAACAAAGCAGGTGCGCCTACTTTGATTTCACGTCGTCGTTTGAATGCTGAACATGACATCGAAGTTGTTGGTGCTAAATTGCGCGCCATGATGCCTTGGATTGCTAAGAACAAATTAGTTGACCAGACTAAGAACTAA
- the ilvN gene encoding acetolactate synthase small subunit translates to MRHIISVLIENEPGALSRVVGLFSARGYNIDTLSVAPTEDPSLSRMTIVTFGSDDVIEQITKHLNRLVEVVKVFDLSEGPHIERELMMIKVRAVGKEREELKRTTDIFRGRIIDVTDKSYTIELTGDGAKLDAFIDSIDRASILETVRSGGSGIGRGERILKV, encoded by the coding sequence ATGCGACACATCATTTCTGTACTCATAGAGAACGAGCCGGGTGCCTTATCGCGTGTAGTGGGTTTATTTTCTGCGCGTGGTTACAACATTGATACTTTGAGTGTTGCACCTACTGAAGATCCATCCCTATCTCGCATGACTATCGTCACTTTTGGTTCGGACGATGTCATTGAACAGATTACTAAGCACCTAAACCGTTTGGTTGAGGTAGTAAAAGTATTTGATTTAAGCGAAGGTCCGCATATTGAGCGGGAGCTCATGATGATTAAAGTACGTGCGGTAGGTAAAGAACGCGAGGAGCTCAAACGTACTACTGATATCTTCCGCGGTCGCATCATTGATGTGACTGATAAGAGTTACACCATCGAGTTAACAGGTGATGGTGCCAAGTTGGATGCCTTTATTGATTCGATCGATCGCGCATCGATTCTGGAGACCGTCCGTTCGGGTGGTTCTGGGATTGGTCGCGGTGAACGTATCCTCAAGGTTTAA
- a CDS encoding phosphatidylserine decarboxylase, producing MMYPHPIIAKEGWPYLALVGALTLLVHYLGGIAWSWPLWIIFFFVLQFFRDPQRIPALGRDLVLSPADGRIVVVEKTNDPYAGREALKISVFMNVFNVHSNRSAVNGLVKEIQYFPGKFVNADLDKASTENERNAVVIDANGQVVTLVQVAGLIARRILCYIHVGDRLKAGERYGFIRFGSRVDIYLPLTAEPLVSVGDKVFATNTALARLPGLD from the coding sequence ATGATGTATCCGCACCCCATTATTGCGAAAGAAGGTTGGCCGTATTTAGCGTTAGTGGGGGCATTGACTTTGCTAGTTCACTATTTAGGTGGGATAGCTTGGTCATGGCCTCTTTGGATCATTTTTTTCTTTGTTCTGCAGTTCTTTCGTGACCCGCAGCGTATTCCTGCTTTAGGTCGCGATCTTGTTTTATCTCCAGCTGATGGCCGGATTGTTGTCGTTGAAAAAACTAATGATCCATATGCTGGCCGTGAAGCGCTCAAAATCAGCGTATTCATGAACGTATTTAATGTGCACTCTAATCGTAGTGCGGTAAATGGCTTGGTGAAAGAGATTCAATACTTCCCGGGTAAATTTGTGAATGCGGATTTGGATAAGGCATCTACTGAGAACGAGCGTAACGCCGTTGTTATCGATGCTAATGGCCAAGTAGTTACCTTAGTCCAGGTTGCTGGCTTAATTGCCCGCCGTATTCTTTGCTACATTCATGTTGGCGATCGCCTCAAAGCAGGTGAGCGCTATGGATTTATTCGCTTTGGTTCGCGAGTAGATATTTATTTGCCACTGACTGCAGAGCCGCTAGTGAGCGTTGGTGATAAAGTATTTGCAACAAATACAGCCTTGGCTCGTTTGCCTGGTTTGGATTGA
- the rpsO gene encoding 30S ribosomal protein S15 codes for MAVADIKTAEIVKDNARSANDTGSPEVQVSLLTARINELTPHFKANAKDHHSRRGLLKMVSRRRRLLDYLKGKDLDRYRALIEKLGLRK; via the coding sequence ATGGCAGTTGCTGATATTAAAACGGCGGAAATCGTCAAAGATAACGCGCGCAGCGCAAACGATACGGGTAGCCCTGAAGTTCAAGTTTCATTGCTCACAGCCCGCATCAATGAATTAACCCCCCATTTCAAGGCTAACGCTAAAGATCATCACAGCCGTCGTGGTTTGTTGAAGATGGTTTCACGTCGCCGTCGCCTCTTGGATTACCTCAAAGGCAAAGATTTGGATCGCTATCGCGCATTGATTGAGAAATTAGGTCTCCGTAAGTAA
- the pssA gene encoding CDP-diacylglycerol--serine O-phosphatidyltransferase: MTTFRRRGRIDRSRLSQRRVTSSEDQWAEDLGDGIDYEVEELHPQKPRLRSKGIYLLPNAFTTAALFCGFYAIVNAMNHQFEIAAIAIFASMVLDGMDGRVARMTNTQSAFGEQYDSLADMVSFGVAPALVAYEWALKDLGKWGWLAAFTYCAGAALRLARFNVNTGVVDKKFFQGLPSPAAGALMAGFIWLADDNKIPVRDTAIPWITFFIAVYAGLTMVSNARFYSGKALDVRYRVPFGVMVLMILTFVLISSNPPLTLFGLFVVYSISGYVIWAWERLSGKRFS; this comes from the coding sequence TTGACTACATTTCGCCGTCGTGGTCGTATTGACCGAAGCCGTCTCTCCCAGAGGCGCGTTACTTCTTCAGAAGATCAATGGGCTGAAGACTTAGGTGATGGTATTGATTACGAAGTAGAGGAGTTGCATCCTCAAAAGCCCCGCTTACGCAGCAAGGGTATCTATCTTCTTCCAAATGCCTTTACAACCGCAGCTTTGTTTTGCGGCTTCTATGCCATTGTGAACGCAATGAATCACCAGTTTGAGATTGCAGCAATCGCTATCTTTGCTTCAATGGTATTAGACGGCATGGATGGCCGTGTAGCCCGTATGACCAACACTCAAAGCGCTTTTGGTGAGCAGTATGATTCTCTTGCTGATATGGTTTCATTTGGGGTTGCGCCTGCATTGGTTGCTTATGAGTGGGCTTTAAAAGATTTGGGTAAGTGGGGATGGTTAGCAGCATTCACATACTGTGCTGGTGCTGCCTTGCGTTTAGCCCGCTTTAATGTAAATACTGGCGTAGTGGATAAGAAGTTTTTTCAAGGACTACCAAGTCCGGCTGCTGGTGCATTAATGGCGGGCTTTATTTGGTTGGCTGATGACAATAAGATTCCAGTTCGCGATACTGCAATCCCTTGGATTACCTTCTTTATCGCCGTCTACGCCGGACTCACCATGGTTTCTAATGCCCGTTTTTATAGTGGTAAGGCCCTGGATGTCCGTTACCGCGTGCCATTTGGTGTGATGGTTTTAATGATCTTGACCTTTGTCTTGATATCCTCAAATCCACCCTTAACGCTGTTTGGTTTATTCGTGGTGTATTCCATCTCTGGCTATGTAATTTGGGCTTGGGAGCGTCTCAGCGGTAAACGTTTTAGCTAA
- a CDS encoding acetolactate synthase 3 catalytic subunit yields the protein MNTSSAEFLATKANKDTANTNLVEAPPEMIGAEMLVHALHKEGVEFVWGYPGGSVLFIYDEIFKQDKFEHILVRHEQAAVHAADGYARATGKVGVALVTSGPGVTNAVTGIATAYTDSIPMVIISGNVPTYAIGEDAFQEADTVGITRPVVKHNFLVKDVKDLPLVLKKAFHIAQTGRPGPVLIDIPKDVSAAKGPFVYPETLEMRSYNPVVKGHSGQIRKAVALLQEAERPYIYTGGGVILSDAAPELKEFADLLGYPVTNTLMGLGGFPGTSPQFLGMLGMHGTYEANMAMQHSDVLIAIGARFDDRVIGNTQHFASHPRKIIHIDIDPSVISKRVKVDVPIVGNLKEVLVEMTAQLKAAGPRKNGDKVAAWWDQINEWRKKDCLKYDEASQIVKPQYVVQKLWELTGGDAFITSDVGQHQMWAAQFYKFDQPRRWINSGGLGTMGVGLPYAMGIKKAFPDKDVFAITGEGSIQMCIQELSTCKQYNTPVKIVSLNNRYLGMVRQWQELTYNKRYSSSYMDSLPDFVKLAEAYGHVGMRIEKKSDVEGALKEAIRLKDRTVFMDFQTDPEENVWPMVQAGKGITEMLLGSEDL from the coding sequence ATGAATACAAGCAGCGCCGAATTTTTAGCTACTAAAGCTAACAAAGACACAGCAAATACAAATCTCGTAGAAGCGCCTCCAGAAATGATTGGTGCTGAAATGCTCGTGCATGCATTGCACAAAGAGGGTGTTGAATTTGTCTGGGGTTACCCAGGCGGATCCGTTCTCTTCATCTACGATGAAATTTTTAAACAAGACAAGTTCGAACATATTTTGGTTCGCCATGAGCAAGCAGCAGTTCATGCTGCCGATGGTTATGCGCGCGCAACCGGTAAGGTTGGCGTTGCATTAGTTACCTCCGGTCCTGGTGTTACCAATGCGGTGACCGGTATCGCAACCGCCTATACCGATTCGATCCCAATGGTGATCATCAGCGGTAACGTCCCAACGTACGCGATTGGTGAAGATGCTTTCCAAGAGGCAGATACCGTTGGTATCACACGCCCGGTGGTGAAGCACAACTTCTTAGTAAAAGATGTTAAAGATCTTCCGCTGGTATTGAAGAAGGCTTTCCATATCGCGCAGACAGGCCGCCCTGGTCCTGTATTGATTGATATTCCTAAAGACGTATCAGCTGCTAAAGGACCATTTGTTTATCCAGAGACTTTGGAGATGCGCTCTTACAACCCTGTTGTAAAGGGTCACAGCGGTCAGATTCGTAAAGCGGTAGCGTTACTGCAAGAGGCGGAGCGTCCATACATCTATACCGGCGGTGGCGTTATCCTTTCTGATGCTGCTCCAGAGCTCAAAGAGTTTGCCGACTTACTTGGTTATCCAGTTACCAATACCTTGATGGGCTTGGGCGGTTTTCCTGGCACAAGTCCTCAGTTCTTGGGCATGCTCGGCATGCATGGTACTTATGAAGCCAATATGGCGATGCAACACAGTGATGTGTTAATTGCTATTGGCGCTCGTTTTGATGACCGCGTGATTGGGAATACACAGCACTTTGCAAGTCATCCGCGCAAGATTATTCATATTGATATTGACCCCTCCGTTATCTCGAAGCGTGTCAAAGTAGATGTTCCTATTGTTGGTAATCTCAAAGAAGTATTGGTAGAGATGACTGCCCAATTGAAAGCTGCTGGCCCACGCAAAAATGGCGACAAAGTTGCTGCTTGGTGGGATCAGATTAATGAGTGGCGCAAAAAAGATTGCTTGAAGTACGACGAAGCGTCACAAATTGTTAAGCCACAGTATGTGGTTCAAAAGTTGTGGGAGCTCACTGGAGGTGATGCATTCATCACATCTGACGTAGGTCAGCATCAAATGTGGGCAGCTCAGTTCTATAAGTTTGATCAGCCACGTCGTTGGATTAATTCAGGTGGTCTGGGTACCATGGGTGTAGGTTTGCCTTATGCCATGGGTATCAAGAAAGCATTTCCTGATAAGGATGTATTCGCCATTACTGGTGAAGGCTCTATTCAGATGTGTATTCAGGAGCTCTCTACCTGCAAGCAATACAACACTCCCGTGAAGATCGTGTCCTTGAACAATCGTTACCTAGGTATGGTTCGCCAGTGGCAAGAGCTCACCTATAACAAACGTTATTCCAGCTCATACATGGATTCTTTGCCTGACTTTGTGAAGTTGGCAGAGGCCTATGGTCACGTTGGTATGCGTATCGAGAAAAAATCCGATGTTGAGGGTGCGCTTAAAGAGGCAATTCGCTTAAAAGATCGTACGGTGTTTATGGATTTCCAGACTGACCCAGAAGAAAACGTTTGGCCTATGGTTCAAGCAGGCAAGGGTATTACTGAAATGCTTTTGGGTAGTGAGGATCTCTAA
- a CDS encoding YSC84-related protein, whose translation MNPIFRSLATLVTLYFCLNGAVLAQFSNPFGSDKTVAQQRQEILKKNDEILRHLYQVQPKAKELIDKSVGYATFSNFGMKILIAGGGTGSGVVILKANKKTIYMNMAEVQAGLGFGIKSFQNIFVFETEAAMNDFVNSGWTFGGQVTAAAKYEKNGDAYQDATVVAPGVLMYQLTDSGLAAEITGKGTKYYKNTDLNK comes from the coding sequence ATGAACCCTATTTTCCGCTCCTTGGCGACCCTCGTTACCCTCTATTTTTGTCTAAACGGTGCTGTTTTGGCGCAATTTTCGAACCCATTTGGATCAGATAAAACGGTTGCCCAGCAACGCCAAGAAATCCTCAAAAAGAATGATGAAATTTTGAGGCACCTATACCAAGTACAACCCAAAGCCAAAGAGCTCATTGATAAATCCGTTGGATATGCGACCTTTAGCAACTTCGGCATGAAGATTCTGATTGCAGGAGGTGGAACCGGTAGCGGCGTTGTGATTCTCAAAGCAAATAAGAAGACCATCTATATGAATATGGCTGAAGTTCAGGCTGGCTTGGGTTTTGGCATCAAATCATTTCAGAATATTTTTGTATTTGAAACTGAGGCAGCCATGAACGATTTTGTAAATTCTGGATGGACGTTTGGTGGGCAAGTTACAGCAGCAGCCAAATACGAGAAAAATGGAGACGCCTATCAAGACGCTACCGTAGTTGCCCCAGGAGTTTTAATGTACCAATTGACAGACTCTGGCCTTGCTGCTGAAATCACCGGCAAAGGCACCAAGTACTATAAAAACACTGACTTAAATAAGTAA
- a CDS encoding 2-isopropylmalate synthase, translated as MSDKVIIFDTTLRDGEQSPGASMTKDEKVRIARQLERLKVDVIEAGFAASSEGDFQAISAVAAAVKDSIVCSLARANDKDITRAADALQAANAKRIHAFLATSPLHMAVKLRMSPEEVLEQAKRSIRFARNLAEDIEFSAEDGYRSEMDFLCRVVEAVINEGASTINIPDTVGYATPELYGEFIKTLRTRVPNSDKAVWSVHCHNDLGMAVANSLAGVKIGGARQIECTINGLGERAGNTALEEIVMALRTRKDYFDMVCGIDATQIVPASKLVSQITGFVVQPNKAVVGANAFAHTSGIHQDGILKNRDTYEIMRAEDVGWSANKIVLGKLSGRNAFKQRLQELGITVEAEADLNEAFTRFKALADQKSEIFDEDIIAIMSDSAAAEEGEHYKFISLSQHSETGERPKSRVTFRMGDKEISSEAEGNGPVDASLNAIEEIAKSGAEQLLYSVNAITSGTQSQGEVTVRLAKGGRIVNGVGTDPDIIAASAKAYLSALNKLHDPSQAKLNAQMTP; from the coding sequence ATGAGCGACAAAGTAATCATTTTTGATACCACCTTGCGAGATGGTGAACAGTCACCTGGCGCATCCATGACTAAAGACGAAAAAGTACGCATTGCTCGTCAGTTAGAACGTCTTAAAGTAGATGTGATCGAGGCTGGCTTTGCTGCTAGCTCGGAGGGTGACTTCCAAGCTATATCTGCGGTTGCAGCTGCTGTTAAGGACTCTATTGTTTGCTCGTTGGCTAGGGCGAATGATAAAGACATCACACGAGCCGCCGATGCATTGCAGGCGGCAAACGCCAAGCGTATTCATGCATTCTTGGCAACAAGTCCATTACACATGGCCGTGAAATTACGCATGTCTCCAGAAGAGGTTTTAGAACAGGCTAAACGCTCCATCCGTTTTGCGCGTAACTTAGCTGAAGATATTGAGTTTTCTGCAGAGGATGGCTATCGCTCAGAAATGGATTTCTTGTGTAGGGTAGTTGAGGCGGTTATTAACGAAGGTGCATCTACTATCAACATTCCTGATACCGTAGGTTATGCCACTCCTGAGTTGTATGGAGAGTTTATTAAGACTTTGCGAACCCGCGTGCCTAACTCCGATAAAGCGGTCTGGTCAGTGCATTGCCATAACGACTTGGGAATGGCGGTTGCTAATTCCTTGGCGGGTGTAAAGATTGGCGGAGCACGTCAAATTGAGTGCACGATCAATGGCTTGGGCGAGCGTGCAGGTAATACTGCTTTAGAAGAAATTGTGATGGCTTTGCGCACTCGTAAAGACTACTTTGATATGGTGTGCGGCATCGATGCAACGCAAATTGTTCCAGCATCTAAATTGGTATCTCAGATCACCGGCTTTGTGGTCCAGCCTAACAAGGCGGTCGTCGGTGCAAATGCCTTCGCACATACTTCAGGCATTCATCAAGACGGTATTTTGAAGAACCGTGACACTTATGAAATCATGCGCGCAGAAGATGTGGGTTGGTCTGCTAATAAGATTGTTTTGGGTAAATTATCCGGTCGTAACGCCTTTAAACAGCGCTTGCAAGAATTGGGTATTACTGTTGAGGCCGAGGCTGATTTGAACGAAGCTTTCACCAGATTTAAAGCGTTAGCTGACCAAAAGTCTGAGATTTTTGATGAAGATATTATTGCCATCATGTCAGATTCTGCAGCGGCAGAAGAGGGTGAACACTATAAATTTATTTCTTTAAGTCAACATTCCGAAACTGGCGAGCGCCCTAAATCTCGCGTGACGTTCCGCATGGGTGATAAAGAGATTAGCTCTGAAGCAGAAGGTAATGGTCCAGTAGATGCGAGTTTGAATGCGATTGAAGAAATTGCTAAGAGTGGGGCAGAGCAGTTGCTCTATTCTGTCAATGCCATTACTTCAGGTACGCAGTCTCAAGGTGAGGTTACTGTACGCTTGGCAAAAGGTGGTCGTATTGTGAATGGGGTAGGTACCGACCCAGACATCATTGCCGCTTCCGCAAAAGCCTATTTATCTGCTTTGAACAAATTGCATGATCCGAGTCAAGCTAAGCTCAATGCACAGATGACTCCTTAA
- the pnp gene encoding polyribonucleotide nucleotidyltransferase: MTMFKKAVKSFQWGNHQVTMETGEIARQSGGAVIVNVDDTVVMGTVVASKSAKPGQSFFPLTVDYLEKTYAAGKIPGGFFRREGRPSEGETLISRLIDRPLRPLFPEGFLNEVQVVVHVLSINPDVPSDIPALIAASAALAISGIPFAGPVGAARVGYANGQYLLNPTRTEQATSELDLIVAGTQAAVLMVESEANQLSEEVMLGAVVYGHDQMQTAINAINELVSEAGKPEWDWTAAPKDEPFIAKVTALAEAPLREAYQIRQKGARSDKLKEITKEVVAKLQEEGDVDAVAVNDILFEIEAKIVRSQILNGEPRIDGRDTRTVRPIEIRNGVLPRTHGSALFTRGETQALVVATLGTARDEQIIDALEGEYRDRFMFHYNMPPFATGETGRVGSPKRREIGHGRLAKRALIPVLPSAEDFAYSIRVVSEITESNGSSSMASVCGGCLAMMDAGVPVKAHVAGVAMGLILDGNRFAVLTDILGDEDHLGDMDFKVAGTANGITALQMDIKVQGITKEIMQVALAQAKEGRLHILSKMQEAMGSVRTELSAHAPRMVSFKIHPDKIREVIGKGGATIQALTKETGCSIDIKDDGTVTIASTSAEGMAEAKARIEGITAEAEVGKIYEGPVVKLLEFGALVNILPGKDGLLHISEISNERVKEVKDYLAEGQVVRVKLLAADERGRLRLSLKAAMADEGGTIAPLAGVAVEATPASDETA; the protein is encoded by the coding sequence ATGACAATGTTTAAAAAAGCAGTAAAAAGTTTTCAATGGGGCAATCATCAGGTAACTATGGAAACAGGCGAGATCGCCCGTCAATCCGGTGGCGCTGTTATTGTTAACGTTGATGACACAGTAGTAATGGGCACAGTAGTAGCCTCTAAGTCTGCAAAGCCAGGCCAGTCTTTTTTCCCGTTGACTGTTGACTACCTAGAAAAAACATACGCAGCAGGTAAGATTCCGGGCGGCTTCTTCCGTCGCGAAGGTCGTCCATCAGAAGGTGAGACATTGATCTCCCGCTTGATCGACCGTCCATTACGTCCTTTGTTTCCAGAAGGCTTCTTGAACGAAGTTCAAGTAGTTGTTCATGTGTTGTCTATCAACCCTGATGTTCCTTCTGATATTCCTGCTTTGATCGCTGCTTCTGCAGCATTGGCTATTTCAGGTATTCCATTTGCTGGCCCAGTTGGCGCAGCACGCGTTGGTTACGCTAATGGTCAATACCTCTTGAACCCAACTCGTACAGAGCAAGCTACTAGCGAACTTGATTTGATCGTTGCTGGTACACAAGCCGCTGTATTGATGGTTGAGTCTGAAGCTAACCAGCTTTCTGAAGAAGTCATGTTAGGTGCAGTTGTATATGGTCACGACCAAATGCAGACTGCGATTAACGCTATCAACGAATTGGTTTCTGAAGCTGGTAAGCCAGAGTGGGATTGGACTGCTGCTCCTAAAGATGAGCCATTTATCGCCAAGGTTACTGCTTTGGCTGAAGCGCCATTGCGCGAGGCTTATCAGATTCGTCAAAAAGGGGCTCGTTCAGACAAACTCAAAGAAATTACTAAAGAAGTTGTAGCTAAGTTACAAGAAGAGGGTGATGTTGACGCGGTAGCTGTTAACGACATCTTGTTTGAAATCGAGGCGAAGATTGTTCGTAGCCAGATTTTGAACGGTGAGCCACGTATTGATGGTCGCGATACACGCACTGTCCGTCCGATTGAAATTCGTAACGGCGTATTGCCACGTACACACGGTTCTGCCTTGTTTACCCGTGGTGAAACACAGGCTCTCGTTGTTGCAACTTTAGGTACTGCTCGTGATGAACAAATCATTGATGCGCTCGAAGGTGAATACCGCGATCGTTTCATGTTCCACTACAACATGCCTCCGTTCGCCACTGGTGAAACTGGCCGTGTAGGTAGCCCAAAACGTCGTGAAATTGGTCATGGCCGTTTGGCTAAGCGTGCATTGATTCCAGTATTGCCAAGTGCTGAAGATTTTGCATACAGCATTCGCGTGGTTTCAGAAATTACAGAGTCCAATGGTTCTTCATCCATGGCTTCTGTTTGCGGCGGCTGTTTAGCAATGATGGATGCTGGTGTTCCAGTTAAAGCACACGTTGCTGGCGTAGCAATGGGCTTGATTCTTGACGGCAATCGTTTTGCTGTATTGACTGATATCTTGGGTGACGAAGATCACTTGGGTGACATGGACTTTAAAGTGGCAGGTACTGCTAACGGTATTACTGCGCTCCAGATGGACATTAAAGTTCAGGGCATTACTAAAGAAATTATGCAAGTCGCTTTGGCTCAAGCTAAAGAAGGCCGTTTGCATATCTTGAGCAAAATGCAAGAAGCAATGGGTTCAGTTCGTACAGAATTGTCAGCTCATGCCCCACGTATGGTTTCTTTCAAGATTCATCCAGACAAGATCCGTGAAGTAATCGGTAAAGGCGGCGCAACAATTCAAGCCTTGACCAAAGAAACTGGCTGCAGCATCGACATCAAAGATGATGGCACTGTAACAATTGCTTCTACTTCCGCTGAAGGTATGGCTGAAGCTAAAGCGCGTATCGAAGGCATTACCGCTGAAGCTGAAGTAGGTAAGATCTACGAAGGCCCAGTTGTGAAGTTGCTCGAATTCGGCGCTTTGGTCAACATTCTTCCTGGTAAAGATGGCCTCTTGCACATCTCTGAGATTTCTAATGAGCGTGTAAAAGAAGTTAAAGACTATTTGGCAGAAGGCCAAGTGGTTCGCGTGAAATTGCTTGCTGCTGATGAGCGTGGCCGTTTACGTTTGTCATTGAAAGCTGCGATGGCTGATGAAGGAGGCACGATTGCTCCTTTGGCTGGCGTTGCTGTTGAAGCAACTCCTGCATCTGACGAAACTGCCTAA